A DNA window from Jaculus jaculus isolate mJacJac1 chromosome 1, mJacJac1.mat.Y.cur, whole genome shotgun sequence contains the following coding sequences:
- the LOC101616814 gene encoding interferon-induced transmembrane protein 1-like, with protein MPKEQHEVAMMGAPHSSASMTTTINMPREVSLPDHVVWSLFNALFMNFCCLGIAAHAYSVKVRVTDVVGDVTGAQAHASTAKCLSISALVFRVLTAVIFIIRTTSSVLAMGAVAQ; from the exons ATGCCTAAGGAGCAGCATGAGGTGGCCATGATGGGGGCACCCCACAGCTCAGCTTCTATGACCACCACCATCAACATGCCCAGAGAGGTCTCCCTGCCTGACCACGTGGTCTGGTCTCTGTTCAACGCACTCTTCATGAACTTCTGCTGCCTGGGTATCGCTGCCCATGCTTACTCCGTGAAGGTACGTGTGACGGAC GTGGTGGGCGACGTGACTGGGGCGCAGGCCCATGCCTCCACCGCCAAGTGCCTGAGCATCAGCGCCCTGGTCTTCCGCGTCCTCACAGCTGTTATCTTCATCATTAGGACCACCAGCTCCGTGCTAGCCATGGGAGCTGTTGCCCAGTAG